The genomic region AAAGCCAACGCCACCCTTTGTTTAGGGATCGAGTCAACTACAGCCATGGCTGAGCAAAATATAGCCCTCACAAATGCATCAGAGGAACTGTTTTGTCATTTGTACTCACCTTTGATCTATACAGAAATAAACAATTTACAATAAAAACGTCTTACATGCTATCTACAGGGCCTCCAGTTTCACAGTATTGAGCCAGCTGCTCCATGCCACATCTAAGGCAAGTATAGCAGGTTGGCTAGAGATTTGCTAGACGTTTCAGAAAAAAATAACAGTATTCAAAGCATTTTTACATGTTAAAAACAAGGTCTCAGACTGTACAAggcttgtttgtttgttctgcATCTAGCCAAAGACAGCATTTTAGATTCAATTATTTATATCAAGCAGGTGTTTGTTTTGGGGATGCAGATGCAATACTAAAaagggtaaaacattttttactgattctcccccccaaaaaaatctacgTTATACAAATATACGGCTTCTAGTGCTTGTTTAagtgaaaaataaaatgttatgaaCGCAATGTAAACATCTGATATAAAACAGAGGTTAAAGTAAGGGGTGAGAATCTGAAAATTGGATAAAAAGGTGGTGTGTGTTGGGTGAAGGCAATTGTCAGTCCATGGATGGCATAAAATAAATGGAGGAAGACTGCAGTTGTTCACACCATGCCATTATAAATTATAAACTATTACATTTTGGTCGGTGGCGGGGGTCTTGCTTATTGTTTCGGTGTCTGTAGTGAACCACTACTAACAGAGAAAGAAAGGGTCTCTGTCTATTGGGTAAAACACCAGGGTAAACTCTCAATGCTAACTCACCAAAATGGGGACTGTGCTACATATTTAGTTGAGTAGACATtctttctatatattttttcctgCCTATAAGTGAATATTGAAATGGCTAGCTTAGCTTCCAGACTAAGGGAAAATGTATAGGCTACTTGACAAATCGGTCAAATGGGGAAAAGGGCCTCGTCTTTCTGATGAAACCTGCAAGATATTAATACCAAGAACCACAATGCGGAGCTAAATGAGAATTCAAAAGAACTTAGTTACCACCAAAGACTCCCTGCTGCACAATCTGTATCAGGTGACCCCAATGTGCAAAACATAGCCAGCGCTCATGTAAAACAAGTCACTTCCTACAACTGTCTATTCAGATGCACAGAACATTTCCTATCCTTAACAGAGGGAAAACACGCTGTTGGGCACAATCATACACAGACAATAACCAAAAGAGGAGACATTAAAAAGACCACTGAAAGCTTTGCGCTTAAGCACTAAGTATACACTTTTACATCACAACAGTAAAAAGTAGTTCTTGCATTCAATAAACACCACACTAAGGGTGTGGTCAAGGTAGGAGAATGAGGGAGTGAGGGATGCTTAATGAAATTTTCATTAAAACGAAACGAACAAGGGGTCAAAAATTACATTTCCAAATTGTTTCAGAATCTTCACTCAACCCTTGTCAAGTCTGTACCACAATTCTGGCACAAATGAGTTGGCAAGGCAAACCATGTTATgttgagacaaaaaaaaaaaagttgtaagAGGGAGAGTGGTGGCAAGAGCTCCTGGGGTTGTGTTTTAGTTATCTGATACCCGACACGGAGCTCTGGTTGATGTTGTAGGTGGGGGAGAGGTCTCCGCCTATCGTGGCCACCAGGGGCGTCCCGTTGCTGGTCAGGCAACCATCCTTGAGAGGCTCGAAGTATGTGGCCTGCACAGGCTTGTGACACTGCAACACTTGTATTGCATCGTCTATTTTAAACCAATCCCTTTTTCTCCCTGTTAAAAGGGACAAGAACAGACACCATTGTGGCACACGTTTAGAAAGACAGAAATGACAGGCATCTATAACCAGAATTCAAACAATGAAGTATAATCAGATTAAAATGAAAGCCACTCACCAATGTTCACTGAGTCCTCCCAATCCTCCAGGACCTCAGTTACGATAAGAATGTAGACATAGGTTCTGTGTTTCCTCTCTCGGTTCTGTAAGATAGACagttttgacctttatttatgTTTTCAGAACAAAGTCCATATTTTCTCTCCACTCCCAAACAATCTTTAGCATGCCTAAGCATGTCATAACATAAACTCACCTCAAATATTCCAACTAGGCGACCTAAAGTCCCCTTCACACCTGCCTGtggaacaacaaaaaacaaagaaGCGAATCAAAACAAAATCCTATCTAAGGATTAAAAACATAACTCTTTCAATCTTAAGAGTCTGTGTCACTGTGGCAATCGATTCATTAGGTGTGTGTAGCTTGTGTGTTACAATATGTCCTGAAGATGCCATTAGATAAAACATCCTTCACACATCTGTCCTGCTATAAAATGTAATAAAGTGTACATACCAGTACCTCTACCCGTCATGGTTCACAGCAAATggtgttttatatacagtaccggtcaaaagttaaCACCtcaattccagggtttttatttatttgtactatgttctacattctagaataacagtgaagacatcaaaactatgaaattacacatatggaatcatgtagtgaacaaaagtgttaaacaaatatcttatatttgagattcttcaaagtagccaccctttgccttgacagttttgcacactcttggcattctctcaaccagcttcatgaggtagtcacctggaatacatttcaattaacagctgtgaCAAATAAGTTCATTTCTGGACATTCTTTCTTAATGAGTTGgggccaatcaattgtgttgtgacaaggtaggggtggtatacagaagacagccctatttggttaaagcCATTAAcacatggtcagtcaatccagaaaatttcaagaactctAAAAGTTATTCAAGTGAAGTCGCAAtaaccatcaagcgttatgaaacttgctctcatgataaccaccacaggaaaggaagacccagagttacctctgctgcagaggataagttcattagagttaccagcagcagaaattgcagccaaaataaatgcttcagggttcaagtaactgacacatctcaacaactgttcagaagagaatgcatgaatcaggccttcatggttgaattgcggCAAAGAAATgcctactaaaaggacaccaataataagaagagacttgcttgggccaagaaacacgagaaatggacattagaccggtggaaatctgtcctttggtctgatgaatacaaatttgagatttttggttccaactgagACGCAGAGTAGTACGTTAACGGAATAAttttgcatgtgtggttcccattgtgaagcatggaggaggaagtgtgatggtgctttgctggtgacattgtctgtgatttatttagaattcaaggcacacttaaccagcatggctaccactgcattatgcagcgatacgccatcccatctggtttgcgcttagtgggattatttgtttttcaacaggacaatgacccaacacacctccaggctgtttaatggctatttgaccaaggaagagagtgatggagtgctgcatcagatgacctggcctccacaatcacctgacctcaacccaattgagatggtttgggatgagatggactgcagagtgaagaaaaagcagccaacaagtgcttagcatatgtgggaactccttcaagatagttgaaaaagcattccaggtgaagctggttgagagaatgccaagattgtgcaaagctgtcatcaaggcaaagggtggctactttgaagaatctaaaatatattttgatttgattaacacttttttggttaccaggATAGTCCACTAACAACTGCCACTGTTTTCTAGGGAGTCATGGGTTCCATTTAATTAATAAAAACATACACATCACATAAAAGTTGACTAGATAAAAACAGCATACACAGAAGCACACACATCATACGCAGTAGCATAAATACAAAATGACACTCGCATATCCTACTAGATTTGTGTACAGCTCTTTtgtgctagctagctgcatttttactgagctagctagctgctggctagctagc from Oncorhynchus kisutch isolate 150728-3 linkage group LG5, Okis_V2, whole genome shotgun sequence harbors:
- the LOC109890827 gene encoding diphosphoinositol polyphosphate phosphohydrolase 1 isoform X3, giving the protein MMKLKSNQTRTYDGDGYKKRAACLCFRSESEEEVLLVSSSRHPDKWIVPGGGMEPEEEPNVAAAREVCEEAGVKGTLGRLVGIFENRERKHRTYVYILIVTEVLEDWEDSVNIGRKRDWFKIDDAIQVLQCHKPVQATYFEPLKDGCLTSNGTPLVATIGGDLSPTYNINQSSVSGIR
- the LOC109890827 gene encoding diphosphoinositol polyphosphate phosphohydrolase 1 isoform X4; this translates as MMKLKSNQTRTYDGDGYKKRAACLCFRSESEEEVLLVSSSRHPDKWIVPGGGMEPEEEPNVAAAREVCEEAGVKGTLGRLVGIFENRERKHRTYVYILIVTEVLEDWEDSVNIGRKRDWFKIDDAIQVLQCHKPVQATYFEPLKDGCLTSNGTPLVATIGGDLSPTYNINQSSVSG
- the LOC109890827 gene encoding diphosphoinositol polyphosphate phosphohydrolase 1 isoform X2; translated protein: MVLLVSSSRHPDKWIVPGGGMEPEEEPNVAAAREVCEEAGVKGTLGRLVGIFENRERKHRTYVYILIVTEVLEDWEDSVNIGRKRDWFKIDDAIQVLQCHKPVQATYFEPLKDGCLTSNGTPLVATIGGDLSPTYNINQSSVSGGSSPECGLADSCVIPDFIPQDDFTQHAVKAGRSGCRHFKRLKCSLCSDRPAWSFTGVM